The segment TAGTCGTACCGCACCGCCTGCCTCCCCTCCGCGTCCGTGAGCGCCAGCGGCGTCCCGAGACCGTCCAGGTGGTAGAAGTACGCCCGCCCCTCCTGCTCCAGGGCCAGGGGCTCG is part of the Dissulfurirhabdus thermomarina genome and harbors:
- a CDS encoding RHS domain-containing protein, producing the protein EPLALEQEGRAYFYHLDGLGTPLALTDAEGRQAVRYDYAAFGARRRHGGRVRQALVFPGQYLDEETGLHYNWHRY